The following coding sequences are from one Hymenobacter sp. DG25A window:
- a CDS encoding ABC transporter ATP-binding protein, whose amino-acid sequence MSLWEIIKRLYPYVRPYRPLVIGTLLLTLVGSLAAQVNPFVLRYTVDTVQGLLNQNKGLAEGADMLLLVSALLLGKEIINTFIQFGQKFYGEKIRINVSSTLAQDAVRKILSYQLGFYSDSGNQTGKLQTRIDRGVESLMKLVQNFFIDILPLFANAIVALVVMFMANLYVGLVAVAVMPVYFWISYRQADRLNGTRRALRSLREQKSQGLVNIIDSAVVIKSFVREDYEEQKQNQLQQNLQAAQLETRKTNFRYDGLKTFTEQVGVVLIIILTAYLVLDRQISIGAIMFHILLFNNVSAPIRQLHRIYDEMNDALTYSEGFFDILDAEDATEKTGLIQPDHLQGTFEICHVDFTYPSGTQALHDVSLTLEAGKTTALVGLSGAGKSTIINLLCKFYEPDRGQMLLDGRPLADYDTHALRQQIGLVLQKNHIFKGTIEENIRYGNMHASFEQVVAAGKQAYLHEQVMQLPKQYQSDAQQLSGGQQQRIAIARLFLKNPSIIFLDEPTASLDAIATEQIKNSLDAIKRGRTVVIISHSLAQIVDADCIYVMKQGRMVESGTHEHLYDLRGTYREIFDASARSLNIEKLARIMVDDEDEVGDTAA is encoded by the coding sequence GGACACCGTGCAGGGGCTCTTGAACCAGAACAAGGGCCTGGCCGAGGGCGCTGATATGCTGCTGCTGGTGAGTGCGTTGCTGCTGGGCAAAGAAATTATTAACACGTTCATTCAGTTTGGGCAGAAGTTTTACGGGGAGAAAATCCGCATTAATGTATCCAGCACGCTGGCCCAGGACGCGGTGCGCAAAATTCTCTCCTACCAGCTCGGCTTCTACTCCGACAGCGGCAATCAGACCGGCAAGCTCCAGACCCGCATCGACCGGGGCGTGGAGAGCCTGATGAAGCTGGTGCAGAACTTCTTCATTGATATTCTCCCCCTCTTTGCCAACGCCATTGTGGCGCTGGTGGTCATGTTTATGGCCAACCTATATGTGGGGTTGGTGGCCGTGGCGGTGATGCCGGTGTACTTCTGGATCAGCTACCGGCAGGCCGACCGGCTGAACGGCACCCGCCGCGCGTTGCGCAGCCTGCGCGAGCAGAAAAGCCAGGGCCTGGTGAATATCATCGATTCGGCCGTAGTCATTAAAAGCTTTGTGCGCGAAGACTATGAGGAGCAAAAGCAGAATCAGCTCCAGCAAAACCTGCAGGCCGCCCAGCTGGAAACCCGCAAAACCAACTTCCGCTACGATGGCCTCAAAACCTTCACGGAGCAGGTAGGCGTGGTGCTGATCATCATTCTCACTGCCTATTTGGTGCTGGACCGCCAGATTTCCATTGGGGCCATCATGTTCCATATTCTGCTGTTCAATAACGTCTCGGCCCCCATCCGGCAGCTGCACCGCATTTACGATGAGATGAACGATGCCCTCACCTACTCGGAGGGCTTCTTTGACATTCTGGACGCCGAGGATGCCACAGAGAAAACCGGCCTTATTCAGCCCGACCATTTGCAGGGAACCTTCGAAATCTGTCATGTGGATTTCACCTACCCCAGCGGCACGCAGGCCCTGCACGATGTCAGCCTGACATTGGAAGCGGGCAAAACTACCGCTCTGGTCGGCCTTTCCGGGGCCGGCAAAAGCACCATCATCAATCTGCTCTGTAAATTCTACGAGCCCGACCGGGGCCAGATGCTGCTCGACGGCCGCCCCTTGGCCGATTACGATACCCATGCCCTGCGCCAGCAAATCGGGTTGGTGCTGCAGAAAAACCACATCTTCAAAGGCACCATTGAGGAGAATATCCGCTACGGAAACATGCATGCTTCCTTTGAGCAGGTGGTAGCGGCCGGCAAGCAGGCGTACCTGCACGAGCAGGTAATGCAACTGCCTAAACAGTATCAGAGTGATGCCCAGCAGCTTTCCGGCGGGCAGCAGCAGCGCATTGCCATTGCGCGGCTGTTCCTTAAAAACCCGTCTATTATTTTCCTCGACGAGCCTACCGCTTCGCTTGATGCCATTGCCACCGAGCAAATCAAGAACTCGCTGGATGCCATTAAGCGCGGCCGTACGGTGGTTATCATTTCCCATAGTCTGGCCCAGATTGTGGACGCCGACTGCATTTACGTGATGAAGCAGGGCCGCATGGTGGAAAGCGGCACCCACGAGCACCTTTATGACCTGCGCGGCACCTACCGCGAGATTTTTGACGCCTCGGCTCGCAGCCTCAACATTGAGAAGCTGGCCCGCATCATGGTAGATGATGAGGATGAGGTAGGCGATACGGCCGCTTAA
- a CDS encoding ABC transporter ATP-binding protein, which translates to MSLWDIIKHLIPYVRPYRGLVLGTLLLTLVGSLTAQVNPFVLRYAVDNVQLLLEQGKGVSQGMPLLLLVSGILLGKEVINIFIQFGQKFFGEKIRIFVSSDLSQDAVRKILSYQLSFYDAATNQTGKLQTRIDKGVDSLMKLVQNFFIDILPLCANAVVALVVMFMADMHVGLVALFILPVYFWISYRQAARLSGVRRNMRQLRETKNHGIVNIIEAAVVIKSFVREDYEDRKQQQMQLDLQTVQLQMRKTNFLFDGLKTFVEQIGLVLVIVLTAYLVLGRHMSIGAIMFHIMLFNNVSGPIRQLHHMYDEMNEVHTYSEAFFDILDAKEAVEPSGTLLPDHLQGTFELRHVTFTYPSGTQALHDVSLTVEAGKTTALVGLSGAGKSTVINLLCKFYEPDRGQMLLDGRPLADYDTHALRQQIGLVLQKNHIFKGTIEENIRYGNPQATAAELEQASRQAFLHEQVIKLPHQYQTDAQQVSGGQQQRIAIARMLLKNPPIIFLDEPTASLDAVTVEQIKNSIDALKKGRTVVVISHSLSQIIDADHIYVMQKGYIVESGTHEQLYDQHGAYREIFDASARSLNIEKIARTLDEG; encoded by the coding sequence ATGAGCCTTTGGGACATCATCAAGCATCTTATTCCCTACGTACGGCCCTACCGGGGGCTGGTACTGGGCACGCTGCTGCTTACGCTGGTAGGCTCCCTCACGGCCCAGGTAAACCCCTTTGTGTTGCGCTACGCCGTGGATAATGTGCAGCTGCTACTGGAGCAGGGCAAAGGAGTATCGCAGGGGATGCCGCTTTTACTGCTGGTGAGCGGGATACTGCTGGGTAAGGAAGTCATCAACATCTTTATCCAGTTCGGGCAGAAATTCTTCGGCGAGAAAATCCGCATTTTCGTTTCCAGCGACCTTTCCCAGGACGCCGTGCGCAAAATCCTGAGCTATCAGCTCAGCTTCTACGACGCGGCCACCAACCAGACCGGCAAGCTCCAGACCCGCATTGATAAGGGCGTAGACAGCCTGATGAAACTGGTACAGAATTTCTTTATTGATATTCTGCCTTTGTGCGCCAATGCCGTGGTGGCCCTGGTGGTCATGTTTATGGCCGATATGCACGTGGGGCTGGTAGCGCTTTTCATTCTTCCGGTGTATTTCTGGATCAGCTACCGGCAGGCGGCCCGCCTGAGTGGCGTGCGCCGCAACATGCGCCAGCTGCGCGAAACCAAAAACCACGGCATTGTTAATATCATTGAGGCCGCCGTGGTTATCAAGAGCTTTGTGCGCGAGGACTACGAAGACCGGAAGCAGCAGCAAATGCAGCTCGACCTGCAAACCGTGCAGCTGCAGATGCGCAAAACCAACTTTCTGTTTGATGGGCTGAAAACCTTTGTGGAGCAGATTGGCCTGGTACTGGTGATAGTGCTGACGGCCTACCTGGTACTGGGCCGGCATATGTCTATTGGGGCCATTATGTTCCACATTATGCTCTTTAATAACGTTTCAGGCCCCATTCGGCAGCTGCATCACATGTATGATGAAATGAATGAGGTGCACACGTATTCGGAGGCCTTCTTTGATATTCTGGATGCCAAAGAGGCCGTGGAACCTTCCGGGACATTACTGCCCGACCACCTGCAGGGCACCTTTGAGCTGCGCCACGTAACCTTTACTTACCCCAGCGGCACGCAGGCCCTGCACGATGTCAGCCTGACAGTGGAAGCAGGTAAAACCACCGCTCTGGTGGGCCTTTCCGGGGCCGGCAAAAGCACCGTCATCAACCTGCTCTGCAAATTCTATGAGCCCGACCGGGGCCAGATGCTGCTGGATGGCCGCCCCTTGGCCGATTACGATACCCATGCCCTGCGCCAGCAGATTGGCCTGGTGCTGCAGAAAAACCACATCTTCAAAGGCACCATTGAGGAGAATATCCGCTACGGTAATCCGCAGGCAACCGCGGCCGAGTTGGAGCAGGCCAGTAGACAAGCCTTCCTGCATGAGCAGGTAATAAAGCTCCCTCATCAATACCAGACCGATGCCCAGCAGGTATCCGGCGGGCAGCAGCAGCGCATTGCCATTGCCCGGATGCTGCTCAAAAACCCACCCATTATTTTCCTCGACGAGCCCACTGCCTCGCTGGATGCGGTAACGGTTGAACAAATCAAAAACAGTATCGACGCCCTAAAGAAGGGCCGCACGGTGGTGGTTATCTCGCACAGTCTCTCCCAGATTATTGATGCCGACCACATTTATGTCATGCAGAAGGGCTACATCGTGGAAAGCGGCACCCACGAGCAACTCTACGACCAGCATGGTGCCTACCGCGAGATTTTCGACGCCTCGGCCCGCAGCCTCAACATTGAGAAAATTGCGCGCACCTTAGATGAAGGCTGA
- a CDS encoding ATP-binding protein produces MKQAFVGLACWLFWLSALPVWAQSPETGTIKNVLARTTTDTSRVLLLADLSATYRYSHFDSVLNYAREGLQLAQSIGYTKGEGRCLSRIGIILSERGNLPQALRTNLDALRLAEKSYDLEGTARILNQTGLLYQALDDFRPALQYYFQSRAIYEKQHIADYSQRISVLTNIGSTYVGTGQLDSAAYFLRQAYALTLKSQKLGYSCWGNPLPYVLREIGLLEAARKHPDKALSFYRRSAQAAIPENDLRSRSRAYQYMAELYAEQQQVDSSVYYARKALVVGQALPFVIGIVRNSGLLSKAFQARRQTDSALKYMRIMVTAEDSLYNPQRIKRLDAIGFAEQRRLRQLEAERTQFEARTRLYALMAGLGVLILIVLLLWRSNHLQRQANSRLHKLHAQVTRQKEELTTQRDLLANMLQELKTTQSQLVLREKMASLGELMAGVAHEIQQPAKTIKDLAGVSVGLCQEMRVELPEGIYITAEQEMLDEMLLNLSQYQNKIAEHSQRVESIVRVMLEYSSNTPGPRQLTEINTLAHDYLRLSYHDLRAKNRQFDAELLAQLDPAVGSIEVVRHDLGRALICLFSNALYAVQERMRQEPAGYAPQVQLSTRRTGSEVEIRVWDNGLGIPAADRASIFDEFFTTKPIGEGTGLGLSFCHDVITRGHGGKLRVETQEGEGTEFIITLPVSSAIVEEQKG; encoded by the coding sequence ATGAAACAGGCTTTCGTCGGCTTAGCCTGTTGGCTGTTCTGGTTATCTGCTCTGCCCGTATGGGCGCAAAGCCCTGAAACGGGCACTATAAAAAACGTACTTGCCCGCACTACTACCGATACCAGCCGGGTGTTGCTGCTGGCCGACTTAAGCGCTACCTACCGGTATTCGCACTTCGATTCGGTGTTGAATTATGCGCGGGAAGGCCTGCAGTTGGCGCAAAGTATTGGCTACACCAAAGGCGAAGGCCGGTGCCTGTCGCGCATTGGCATTATCCTGAGTGAGCGGGGAAACCTGCCGCAGGCTCTGCGCACCAACCTGGATGCCCTGCGGCTGGCGGAAAAAAGCTACGATCTGGAGGGCACCGCCCGCATCCTGAACCAAACCGGCCTGCTCTACCAGGCCCTCGATGACTTCCGCCCTGCCCTGCAGTACTATTTTCAGTCCCGGGCCATTTATGAGAAGCAGCATATTGCGGATTATTCCCAGCGAATCAGCGTACTCACCAACATTGGCTCTACCTACGTGGGTACCGGCCAGCTCGACTCGGCCGCTTACTTTCTGCGGCAGGCCTACGCCCTTACGCTAAAGTCGCAAAAGCTGGGCTATAGCTGCTGGGGCAACCCCTTGCCCTACGTATTGCGGGAAATAGGCTTGCTGGAAGCCGCCCGCAAGCATCCCGATAAGGCGCTGAGCTTTTACCGGCGCAGCGCCCAGGCCGCCATTCCCGAAAATGACCTGCGGAGCCGCTCCCGGGCATACCAATATATGGCGGAGCTGTATGCCGAGCAGCAACAGGTAGATTCCAGTGTGTATTATGCCCGCAAAGCCCTAGTGGTAGGTCAGGCGCTGCCGTTTGTAATTGGCATAGTGCGCAACAGTGGCCTGCTCTCGAAGGCTTTTCAAGCCCGGCGCCAGACAGACAGCGCCCTGAAATACATGCGCATCATGGTAACGGCCGAAGATAGCCTGTACAACCCGCAGCGGATTAAGCGGCTGGATGCCATCGGGTTTGCCGAGCAGCGCCGGTTACGCCAGCTGGAGGCAGAGCGCACGCAGTTTGAAGCCCGCACCCGCCTGTATGCGCTGATGGCCGGACTAGGCGTACTTATTCTGATTGTGCTGCTGCTGTGGCGGAGCAACCATTTGCAGCGCCAGGCCAACAGCCGCTTGCATAAGCTGCACGCCCAGGTTACGCGGCAGAAAGAGGAGCTGACCACCCAGCGGGACCTGCTGGCCAATATGCTGCAGGAGTTGAAAACCACCCAGAGCCAGCTGGTGCTGCGCGAGAAGATGGCTTCCTTAGGAGAGCTGATGGCCGGAGTAGCCCATGAAATACAGCAACCGGCCAAAACCATTAAGGACCTGGCCGGGGTAAGCGTGGGCTTGTGCCAGGAAATGCGCGTGGAGTTGCCGGAAGGCATCTACATCACTGCTGAGCAGGAAATGCTGGACGAAATGCTACTGAACCTGAGTCAGTATCAGAACAAAATAGCCGAACACAGCCAGCGGGTAGAGTCTATTGTGCGGGTAATGCTGGAATACTCCAGTAATACCCCCGGCCCCCGGCAGCTGACGGAAATCAACACCCTGGCGCATGATTATCTGCGGCTTTCCTACCATGATCTGCGCGCCAAAAACCGGCAGTTTGATGCCGAGCTGCTGGCGCAGCTGGACCCTGCCGTGGGTAGCATAGAAGTAGTGCGGCATGATCTGGGCCGGGCACTGATTTGCCTGTTTTCCAATGCGCTTTATGCCGTGCAGGAGCGCATGCGGCAGGAGCCGGCTGGGTACGCTCCCCAGGTACAGCTCAGCACCCGCCGCACGGGCAGCGAAGTAGAAATCAGAGTGTGGGACAATGGCCTGGGTATCCCGGCCGCCGACCGCGCCAGCATTTTTGATGAGTTCTTTACCACCAAGCCCATCGGGGAAGGTACCGGCCTGGGGCTATCCTTCTGCCATGATGTAATTACCCGGGGTCATGGGGGCAAGCTCCGGGTAGAAACGCAGGAAGGGGAGGGTACTGAGTTTATTATTACCCTGCCGGTTTCCTCGGCTATTGTCGAAGAACAGAAGGGGTAA
- a CDS encoding DUF418 domain-containing protein has protein sequence MLRGWALLGVVLMNYTSLWKLTQAAEGIKHGILTNILYMTQETVFHGKSWTLLSILFGYGFAILLRNLAERNQNAAPFFARRMGWLLVLGFIDSAFYFGDFLKDYALLGFVFLLFAQFSARQAFRASLVLLLLIPFVSAFVATLPGGVGSPSEMNGLKTLYLSHNPLQVLQANLQGSYLLQVANLRYIIDVHLEMLACFFLGFAAQKADFFGRLSSTPRLARRIFWSSFAVVFVFSVILVSQRKSYFFTTLFKPNFWMVFSIMLLTASAICWLHQTRHFSNLFKSLQAMGRMTLTNYLVQNLLMLLIFSGFGLAQLGKQPLVWHVGIAWLIFILQVWFSQWWLARYQYGPVEWVWRQLSYGQRLPLRRQEPVDDSLAVSY, from the coding sequence GTGCTTCGAGGTTGGGCATTGCTGGGCGTAGTACTGATGAACTATACCAGTTTGTGGAAACTAACGCAGGCTGCTGAGGGCATTAAGCACGGCATACTTACCAACATCCTGTACATGACGCAGGAAACAGTATTTCATGGAAAATCCTGGACGCTTTTAAGCATCCTCTTTGGCTATGGCTTCGCTATCCTGCTCCGTAATCTGGCTGAAAGAAACCAAAATGCTGCGCCGTTTTTCGCCCGCCGCATGGGCTGGCTTTTAGTGCTGGGCTTTATAGATAGTGCTTTCTACTTTGGGGATTTCCTGAAGGATTATGCCCTGCTCGGGTTTGTGTTTTTACTATTTGCTCAGTTTTCAGCCCGTCAGGCATTTCGGGCATCTTTGGTTCTGCTCCTGCTTATTCCGTTTGTTTCAGCATTTGTAGCTACGCTGCCCGGTGGTGTGGGCTCCCCTTCTGAAATGAACGGCCTGAAAACCTTGTACCTGAGTCATAATCCTCTCCAGGTTCTGCAGGCTAACCTGCAGGGCTCTTATTTGCTGCAGGTAGCTAACCTTCGTTATATCATTGATGTGCATTTGGAAATGCTGGCCTGTTTCTTCCTCGGTTTTGCCGCGCAGAAAGCAGACTTCTTCGGGCGCCTGTCTTCTACTCCCCGGTTGGCGCGACGCATCTTCTGGAGCAGCTTCGCAGTGGTATTCGTATTCTCTGTTATACTGGTAAGCCAGCGTAAGTCTTATTTCTTCACTACTCTGTTTAAGCCCAATTTCTGGATGGTGTTCAGCATAATGCTGTTAACCGCCAGCGCTATTTGCTGGCTGCACCAGACTAGACACTTCTCTAACTTGTTTAAAAGCTTGCAAGCAATGGGGCGCATGACACTGACGAACTATCTAGTCCAGAACCTGCTCATGCTGCTTATTTTTTCGGGTTTTGGGCTGGCTCAACTCGGCAAACAACCACTTGTGTGGCATGTAGGAATAGCTTGGTTAATCTTTATTCTGCAGGTATGGTTTAGTCAGTGGTGGCTGGCCCGCTATCAATATGGTCCGGTTGAGTGGGTATGGCGGCAGTTAAGCTACGGCCAGCGCCTGCCCCTGCGGCGCCAGGAGCCCGTTGATGATTCTTTGGCCGTGAGTTATTAA
- a CDS encoding DUF3885 domain-containing protein: MASPIAQFKHLYFSDLIFQRPLFYNNPFGIRFNLTGIFPATDEAYFKEMLQRATALFQAVFELTDDVLIIYRVYSHGRKRIRASHYLLRQLAVKKSDVTFHNSVISQPSSSTRGKWRRMSFSTKASRIPHQTILAAIGNQDFPAKKPVIQGEVYFLNKTKGIVFHMYDDRGLDIIGSSKASLECIYETYKGWILEYDRSKTNAVFA, translated from the coding sequence GTGGCATCTCCCATAGCTCAATTCAAACACCTCTATTTTTCCGATTTAATTTTTCAGCGACCATTATTTTATAATAACCCTTTCGGCATTCGTTTCAATTTAACGGGCATTTTTCCCGCGACTGATGAAGCTTATTTTAAAGAGATGCTGCAGCGGGCGACGGCTTTGTTTCAGGCTGTTTTTGAGCTAACAGATGATGTACTTATTATTTATCGGGTCTACAGTCATGGCAGAAAGCGTATTAGGGCCAGCCATTATTTGCTACGCCAGCTGGCGGTTAAGAAGTCAGATGTGACCTTTCATAACTCAGTCATTTCTCAGCCTTCCTCTTCTACCCGAGGTAAGTGGCGGCGCATGTCCTTTTCTACAAAAGCTTCCCGAATACCTCACCAAACTATTTTGGCTGCAATTGGCAATCAGGATTTCCCCGCTAAAAAGCCGGTTATTCAGGGTGAAGTCTATTTTCTAAATAAAACCAAGGGCATTGTTTTTCATATGTATGATGACCGTGGCCTGGATATTATTGGAAGTTCAAAAGCGTCGCTAGAGTGTATATATGAAACATATAAGGGCTGGATTCTGGAATATGACCGGTCGAAAACAAACGCCGTTTTTGCATAG
- a CDS encoding enoyl-ACP reductase, producing MSNNLLAGKVGIISGALNEESIAWKVALKAHAEGARFVLTNAPLAMRMGEINKLSEQCSAPIIPADATSMEDLEKLFSGTQEHFGGKIDFVLHSIGMSANIRKGKHYGELNYEWFQKTLDVSALSLHKMLAVAEKQDAFNEWGSVVALSYIAAQRAFLDYTDMSQAKAVLESIARSYGQRLGKLKKVRVNTVSQSPTKTTAGTGISGFDAFYEYANKMAPLGNAPAEACADYCISLFSDLTRYVTMQNLMHDGGFSTTGISEEIVEAIMASKA from the coding sequence ATGTCTAATAACCTACTCGCTGGTAAGGTCGGCATCATTTCGGGTGCCCTGAACGAAGAATCTATTGCCTGGAAAGTAGCCCTGAAGGCCCACGCCGAAGGTGCCCGCTTTGTGCTGACCAACGCCCCGCTGGCTATGCGCATGGGCGAAATCAACAAGCTTTCCGAGCAGTGCAGCGCGCCCATCATTCCGGCCGATGCCACTTCCATGGAAGACCTGGAAAAGCTGTTCAGCGGCACTCAGGAGCACTTTGGTGGTAAGATTGACTTTGTGCTGCACAGCATTGGCATGAGCGCCAACATTCGCAAAGGCAAGCACTACGGCGAGCTGAACTACGAGTGGTTCCAGAAAACGCTGGACGTATCGGCCCTGTCGTTGCACAAAATGCTGGCCGTTGCTGAAAAGCAGGATGCCTTCAATGAGTGGGGCTCCGTGGTAGCGCTGTCTTACATTGCGGCCCAGCGCGCCTTCCTTGATTACACGGATATGTCGCAGGCCAAAGCGGTGCTGGAAAGCATTGCCCGCAGCTACGGCCAGCGCCTGGGTAAGCTCAAGAAAGTGCGTGTGAACACCGTTTCGCAGTCGCCCACCAAAACCACGGCCGGCACCGGCATTAGTGGTTTTGATGCATTTTATGAGTACGCCAACAAAATGGCTCCGCTCGGCAACGCTCCCGCCGAAGCCTGCGCCGACTACTGCATCAGCCTGTTCTCAGACCTGACGCGCTACGTAACCATGCAGAACCTGATGCACGATGGCGGCTTCAGCACCACCGGTATTTCGGAAGAAATTGTAGAAGCTATTATGGCTTCGAAAGCGTAA
- the recN gene encoding DNA repair protein RecN: MLVDLRIQNYALIEQLELRPSALLNIITGETGAGKSIMLGAIGLLLGNRADSRLLFNTERKCVIEGQFDISSYQLQDIFESEDLDYDTQCILRREISPAGKSRAFVNDTPVTLETLRHIGANLMDIHSQHDTLLLGDAVFQLNLLDLYAGLVPTRAQYSSSYRQYRKLEADLKDLESQVAQANKELDYHSFLLSELEEARLDNEDQEAQEQEIKQLEHAEEIKVKLSHAYQSLSESEYCATSSMKEAATLLGQIAGYADSFKELKQRLDSCLIELHDIADEVEAAERRTEADPKRLDELQSRLTVLYNLQRKHQVRDMEALLAVREELRQKVSSVLNLDKEISRLRKDTDGALATVTRQATRLSDARQKAFPLFELELSSLLADLGMPHARIVVQHHTGQPGPSGTDVVSILFTANKGAQPQTLSKAASGGEFSRLMLCIKYMLADKTALPTIVFDEIDTGISGEIAVKVGRMMQQMAQKHQLVAISHLPQMAAAGDTHYFVYKEDRADRTVSRIRQLNTEERIREIAQMIAGANPSEHAFQSARELLAMRGEVMMG; this comes from the coding sequence ATGCTCGTTGATCTTCGAATTCAGAACTACGCTCTCATTGAGCAACTGGAGCTGCGGCCCTCGGCCCTGCTCAACATTATTACCGGCGAAACCGGTGCCGGCAAGTCTATCATGCTCGGTGCCATTGGGCTTCTGCTCGGTAACCGCGCTGATTCGCGCCTGCTCTTCAACACAGAGCGCAAATGCGTAATTGAAGGCCAGTTTGATATTTCCAGCTACCAGCTGCAGGATATTTTCGAGTCGGAAGACCTCGATTATGATACCCAGTGCATTCTGCGGCGGGAAATCAGCCCGGCCGGCAAGTCCCGGGCATTTGTAAACGATACGCCCGTGACGCTGGAAACCCTGCGACACATTGGCGCCAATCTGATGGACATTCACTCCCAGCACGATACGCTGCTGCTGGGGGATGCCGTGTTTCAGCTGAACCTGCTGGATTTGTATGCCGGCCTGGTGCCCACCCGGGCCCAATACAGCAGCTCCTACCGCCAGTACCGCAAGCTGGAAGCCGACCTGAAAGACTTGGAAAGCCAGGTAGCCCAGGCCAACAAAGAGCTGGACTACCATAGCTTTTTGCTGAGTGAGTTGGAAGAAGCCCGCCTCGATAACGAAGACCAGGAAGCCCAGGAGCAGGAAATCAAGCAGCTGGAGCACGCCGAGGAAATCAAGGTGAAGCTTAGCCACGCCTATCAGTCGCTGTCAGAAAGCGAGTACTGCGCCACCAGCAGCATGAAAGAAGCCGCCACACTGCTGGGCCAGATTGCGGGCTATGCAGACTCCTTCAAAGAGCTAAAGCAGCGCCTAGACAGCTGCCTGATTGAGCTGCATGATATTGCCGACGAGGTAGAAGCCGCCGAGCGCCGCACCGAAGCCGACCCCAAGCGCCTCGATGAGCTGCAAAGCCGCCTCACGGTGCTCTATAATCTGCAGCGCAAACACCAGGTGCGCGACATGGAAGCCCTGCTGGCTGTGCGCGAGGAGTTACGCCAGAAAGTAAGCTCCGTTCTGAACCTGGACAAAGAAATTTCCCGCCTGCGCAAGGATACGGATGGTGCGCTGGCCACCGTTACGCGTCAGGCCACCCGGCTTTCCGATGCCCGCCAAAAAGCCTTCCCGCTGTTTGAGCTGGAGCTTTCTTCTCTGCTGGCAGACCTGGGCATGCCGCACGCCCGCATTGTAGTGCAACACCACACGGGGCAGCCCGGCCCCAGCGGTACCGATGTGGTGAGCATACTATTCACGGCCAACAAAGGCGCCCAGCCCCAAACCCTGAGCAAAGCCGCCTCCGGTGGAGAATTCTCCCGCCTCATGCTTTGCATCAAATACATGCTGGCCGATAAAACCGCGCTGCCCACGATAGTATTCGATGAAATTGACACCGGTATTTCCGGCGAAATAGCCGTGAAAGTGGGCCGCATGATGCAGCAGATGGCCCAGAAGCACCAGCTGGTGGCTATTTCGCATCTGCCGCAAATGGCCGCCGCCGGCGATACGCACTACTTTGTGTACAAGGAAGACCGCGCCGACCGCACTGTTAGCCGCATCCGCCAGCTGAACACGGAAGAGCGAATCCGCGAAATTGCGCAGATGATTGCCGGGGCTAACCCCAGTGAGCATGCCTTCCAGAGTGCCCGCGAATTGCTGGCCATGCGTGGCGAAGTGATGATGGGATAG
- a CDS encoding DUF4835 family protein, whose product MPKSLLLFLLMWCCTAIVATAQELNCEVRVSTENVTIADRQLVSQMEKDISQFLNKRRWTNDTYRPEERINCKLFIGIQAIPQSGTYQATARIVSSRPVYGTGYETNLLTFADKGWVFNYSPQNPLDYSETSFVSNLSSLLSFYAYIVIGMDHDSFARMGGSPYYDVARQIVANAASQTLENDKGWKDSESRNRYWLLNNLQDPQLEACRTALYAYYRQGLDVFIEKPRDARASIVTALQGIQQAAQRRPGTLLIRAFFDAKADEIANVFRTSQEQEQKATVVTMLTEIDPTNSAKYQSILQR is encoded by the coding sequence ATGCCTAAATCTCTGCTGCTTTTCCTGTTGATGTGGTGCTGCACCGCTATTGTGGCCACAGCGCAGGAACTCAACTGCGAAGTGCGCGTCAGCACGGAAAACGTGACTATTGCCGACCGGCAGCTGGTGTCGCAGATGGAAAAGGACATCAGCCAGTTTCTGAACAAGCGCCGCTGGACCAACGACACGTACCGGCCGGAAGAGCGCATCAACTGCAAGCTTTTCATCGGCATTCAGGCCATTCCCCAGTCCGGCACCTACCAAGCCACGGCCCGCATCGTCAGCTCGCGGCCGGTGTATGGCACCGGCTACGAAACCAACCTCCTGACCTTCGCTGATAAAGGCTGGGTATTCAACTACTCGCCCCAGAACCCGCTGGATTACTCGGAAACGTCGTTCGTTTCCAACCTCTCGTCGCTGCTGAGCTTCTATGCTTACATCGTCATTGGCATGGACCACGACAGCTTTGCCCGCATGGGCGGCTCGCCGTACTATGATGTGGCCCGGCAGATTGTAGCCAATGCCGCTTCCCAAACCTTGGAAAACGATAAAGGCTGGAAAGATTCGGAGTCCCGCAACCGCTACTGGCTGCTGAATAACCTGCAGGATCCGCAGCTGGAGGCCTGCCGCACGGCCCTGTATGCCTACTACCGGCAGGGGCTGGACGTATTTATTGAGAAGCCCCGGGATGCCCGCGCCAGCATAGTTACTGCCTTGCAGGGCATTCAGCAGGCGGCCCAGCGCCGCCCCGGCACCTTGCTTATCCGGGCCTTTTTTGATGCCAAGGCCGATGAAATTGCCAACGTTTTCCGCACCAGTCAGGAGCAGGAACAAAAGGCTACGGTAGTCACCATGCTCACAGAAATAGACCCCACCAACTCCGCCAAGTATCAGTCGATTTTGCAGCGGTAG